Proteins encoded within one genomic window of Oncorhynchus masou masou isolate Uvic2021 chromosome 1, UVic_Omas_1.1, whole genome shotgun sequence:
- the dph7 gene encoding diphthine methyltransferase has protein sequence MAWKSRTRSLQVFDTELSADTVEWCPIPEWHNILACGTYQLQKGPDAGPEDAATRIGRLYLFKFRQQGPMCPPLSELQRIDTPAILDIKWCHVPVSEKPLLGMATASGELQLHRLIESQEGRCALQTVTSLGLGRDKLALSLDWSTGRGNSSDVRVVSSDSAGCVNVLSLGENSLTAVSQWKAHDFEAWISAFSYWDTQLVYSGGDDCKLKGWDLRMGPSSPTFTSKRHSMGVCSVHSSPHRERILATGSYDEQVLLWDERNMRQPLSESALGGGVWRLKWHPTHEHLLLAACMHNDFHILHCQQALEGSGGACSVLASYILHNSLAYGADWSQLSLEEPLPCSPLETTESRQSQTESRTGGHLRIQYESPTASFDTSLEDDTGRYIPESLSLSSTSSVAGPPACPNPAVDSPAVSCLMASCSFYDHMLHVWRWDWTPQEAGCTGTAQGEGERRVVGEGDGGQAVAPAKYAKCTTRRE, from the exons GGACCAGAGGACGCGGCTACTCGGATTGGCCGACTGTACCTGTTCAAGTTTCGTCAACAAGGACCTATGTGTCCGCCCCTCAGTGAGCTGCAGCGGATTGACACACCAGCTATATTAGATATAAAATG GTGTCATGTGCCAGTGTCAGAGAAGCCTCTGTTGGGCATGGCTACAGCCAGTGGGGAGCTACAGCTGCACAGACTCATAGAGAGTCAG GAAGGCCGGTGTGCTCTGCAGACTGTGACCAGTTTGGGACTGGGACGTGATAAGTTGGCTCTGTCATTAGACTGGTCCACTGGAAGAGGTAACAG TAGTGACGTGCGTGTGGTGTCCAGTGACTCTGCAGGCTGTGTCAACGTCTTGTCCCTGGGGGAGAACAGTCTCACTGCTGTATCACAGTGGAAGGCCCACGACTTTGAAGCCTGGATCTCAGCATTCTCATACTGGGATACTCAGCTTGTCTACTCCG GCGGGGATGACTGCAAACTTAAGGGATGGGATCTCAGGATGGGTCCCTCTTCCCCCACATTCACCAGCAAGAG GCACTCGATGGGTGTATGCAGTGTACACAGTAGCCCACACCGGGAGCGCATTCTAGCCACAGGCAG cTATGACGAGCAGGTGCTCCTGTGGGACGAGAGGAACATGCGTCAGCCTCTCAGTGAGAGTGCTCTGGGTGGCGGAGTGTGGAGACTGAAGTGGCATCCTACCCATGAGCACTTGCTGTTGGCTGCCTGCATGCACAACGACTTCCACATCCTTCACTGCCAGcaagctctgg AGGGCAGCGGAGGAGCGTGTTCTGTCCTAGCCTCCTATATCCTCCACAATTCCCTGGCCTATGGGGCTGACTGGTCTCAGCTTTCCCTGGAGGAGCCTCTTCCCTGCTCCCCTCTGGAGACCACAGAGTCAAGACAGTCCCAAACAGAGAGCCGTACAGGAGGACACCTAAGGATTCAGTATGAATCTCCCACTGCCAGCTTCGACACCTCCTTGGAGGATGACACAGGACGTTACATACCTGAGAGTTTATCCCTGTCATCTACTAGCTCTGTGGCAGGCCCACCTGCCTGTCCTAACCCTGCCGTGGACAGCCCTGCAGTGTCCTGCCTGATGGCCAGCTGTTCCTTCTATGACCACATGCTTCATGTGTGGCGCTGGGACTGGACCCCACAGGAGGCAGGCTGCACTGGGACGGcccagggggagggagaaagaagggtTGTGGGTGAAGGAGATGGTGGCCAGGCAGTAGCACCAGCGAAGTATGCAAAGTGCACTacacgtagggaatag